The proteins below come from a single Arthrobacter crystallopoietes genomic window:
- a CDS encoding glutamine amidotransferase, whose translation MKPFLLLATRAQDKAADEEYAAFMRFGGLAEGELHRVRLEASPLPNIDLDSYSGIILGGSPFNSSDAPADKSAVQHRVERELGRLLDQVIATDFPFFGACYGVGTLGLHQGGVVDRTHGEPIGEVEIVLTDDGRKDPLLAGVPDRFQAFVGHKEACSTLPAGAVRLAGSATCPIQMFRLKSNLYATQFHPELDIDGLLTRISIYRFAGYFPPAEAARVMESVRGSVVTEPQHVLRNFVRRYRRH comes from the coding sequence ATGAAGCCGTTCCTGCTGCTGGCTACCCGGGCCCAAGACAAAGCAGCCGACGAAGAGTATGCGGCGTTCATGCGCTTCGGCGGCCTCGCGGAGGGGGAACTGCACCGGGTGCGGCTGGAGGCCAGCCCGCTTCCCAACATTGATCTGGATTCCTACAGCGGGATCATTCTGGGCGGCAGTCCGTTCAACTCCAGCGATGCGCCCGCGGATAAATCGGCGGTGCAGCACCGCGTTGAACGCGAGCTCGGCCGCCTGCTTGATCAGGTCATCGCCACGGATTTTCCGTTTTTCGGCGCCTGCTACGGTGTCGGCACGCTGGGCCTGCATCAGGGCGGTGTGGTGGACAGGACCCACGGCGAGCCGATCGGCGAAGTGGAGATAGTACTGACCGATGATGGCAGAAAGGATCCGTTGCTGGCAGGCGTGCCGGACCGGTTCCAGGCTTTTGTGGGACATAAGGAAGCGTGTTCGACGCTGCCCGCCGGCGCCGTGCGGCTGGCCGGCTCGGCTACCTGCCCGATACAGATGTTCCGGCTGAAATCGAACCTGTACGCCACACAGTTCCACCCCGAACTCGACATCGACGGGCTGCTGACACGGATCTCCATCTACCGTTTTGCCGGGTACTTCCCGCCGGCCGAAGCGGCAAGGGTCATGGAAAGTGTCCGTGGAAGCGTGGTCACCGAGCCCCAGCACGTGCTGCGCAACTTCGTGCGGCGCTATCGGCGGCATTAA